A genomic stretch from Helianthus annuus cultivar XRQ/B chromosome 1, HanXRQr2.0-SUNRISE, whole genome shotgun sequence includes:
- the LOC110926473 gene encoding uncharacterized protein LOC110926473, which yields MDPMNNSPSFLKLIQEDDQIFLQIPNDFASMIWGDQPPYKDSVKIVDGNKLWFVRLKKTDVGHVLADGFTKVVRDSCIRKNNYLMFQSFGQSSFFLMVFKSFVHQYCFISKITPDKDVIVMADEFWRQFYGKNFKGGQSTLYLGDRFWNVKMDGLTDSCVFTHGCSKMVNDLALDSRSIFVFSMVGNKIFELSVFNHQTSTQIQNNKVELVVLDDSIYGDDGDDLVIASEHKEKCSTAETDFQESVVVECEDNKFQLASFESVFNRLPSAISDELSLSFHNLRDVSIQNIRCEVTNMKTIAEKNGDGYRDVEVDLTLWDDYANDMCSYMLSQDLEAHVVKSVHFGAVKT from the exons ATGGATCCAATGAACAAcagtccttcatttttaaagcttattcAGGAAGATGACCAGATATTTTTG CAAATACCTAATGACTTTGCTTCAATGATTTGGGGAGATCAACCACCTTACAAAGATTCAGTTAAGATTGTTGATGGCAACAAGTTATGGTTTGTAAGACTGAAAAAAACTGATGTTGGCCATGTTCTTGCTGATGGCTTCACCAAAGTTGTTCGGGATAGCTGTATAAGAAAAAATAACTATCTTATGTTTCAGtcatttggacaatcatcattcTTTCTAATGGTGTTTAAATCATTTGTTCATCAATACTGCTTTATATCCAAAATCACACCTGACAAAGACGTTATT GTCATGGCTGATGAATTTTGGAGGCAATTTTATGGGAAAAATTTCAAAGGTGGTCAATCAACTCTTTATTTAGGAGATAGATTTTGGAACGTTAAGATGGACGGATTAACTGACAGCTGTGTTTTTACTCATGGATGTTCTAAGATGGTAAACGATCTTGCCTTAGACAGCCGATCTATCTTTGTCTTTTCAATGGTTGGAAATAAAATTTTCGAGCTTTCAGTCTTTAATCACCAAACCAGTACTCAAATTCAGAACAACAAGGTTGAGTTAGTTGTTTTGGATGACTCCATctatggtgatgatggtgatgatttggTTATTGCG TCCGAACATAAGGAGAAGTGTAGTACTGCCGAAACTGACTTTCAGGAAAGTGTTGTTGTGGAATGTGAAGACAACAAATTTCAGTTGGCAAGTTTTGAGTCTGTGTTCAAT CGTTTACCGTCTGCTATTTCCGATGAGCTGTCTCTTTCTTTTCACAACCTCCGTGATGTTTCAATCCAAAACATTAGATGTGAGGTAACAAACATGAAGACGATAGCGGAAAAGAATGGAGATGGTTACAG AGATGTTGAGGTTGATTTAACTCTTTGGGATGATTATGCGAACGACATGTGTTCGTACATGCTTAGTCAAGATCTTGAAGCCCATGTTGTCAAATCTGTTCATTTTGGTGCTGTTAAAACCTAA